From Streptomyces sp. NBC_00775, one genomic window encodes:
- the glyA gene encoding serine hydroxymethyltransferase, protein MNALNTPLAELDPEVHAALRAELHRQQSTLEMIASENFAPSAVLEAQGSVLTNKYAEGYPGRRYYGGCEHVDVTERLAIERVKSLFGAGFANVQPHSGAQANTAVFFALLQPGDTILGLDLAHGGHLTHGMRINYSGKMLNVVPYHVAETDNLIDMDEVERLAKEHRPKMIIAGWSAYPRQLDFAAFRRIADEVGALLMVDMAHFAGLVAAGLHPNPVPHAHVTTTTTHKTLGGPRGGVILTNEADLAKKINSAVFPGMQGGPLEHVIAAKAVSFKVAASPGFAERQARTLAGSRILAERLTRTDVAATGVKVLTGGTDVHLVLVDLRDSELDGRQAEDLLHEIGITVNRNAVPFDPRPPMVTSGLRIGTPALATRGFTEQDFEEVADVIASALQPEPDIAALRARTEALAAKHPLYPHLSEAEAEAEAEDAAAATGTEAGDAR, encoded by the coding sequence ATGAACGCGCTGAACACCCCCCTGGCGGAACTGGACCCCGAGGTCCACGCCGCACTCCGCGCCGAGCTGCACCGCCAGCAGTCCACCCTCGAAATGATCGCCTCCGAGAACTTCGCACCCTCCGCCGTGCTGGAGGCCCAGGGCTCGGTCCTCACCAACAAGTACGCGGAGGGCTACCCTGGCCGCCGCTACTACGGCGGCTGCGAACACGTCGACGTCACCGAGCGGTTGGCCATCGAGCGCGTCAAGTCCCTCTTCGGCGCCGGATTCGCCAACGTCCAGCCGCACTCGGGCGCCCAGGCCAACACCGCCGTCTTCTTCGCCCTGCTCCAGCCCGGCGACACGATCCTCGGCCTCGACCTCGCGCACGGCGGGCACCTCACCCACGGCATGCGCATCAACTACAGCGGCAAGATGCTCAACGTCGTGCCGTACCACGTGGCCGAGACGGACAATCTGATCGACATGGACGAGGTGGAGCGCCTCGCCAAGGAGCACCGCCCCAAGATGATCATCGCGGGCTGGTCGGCGTACCCCCGGCAGCTGGACTTCGCGGCCTTCCGCCGGATCGCCGACGAGGTTGGCGCCCTCCTCATGGTCGACATGGCGCACTTCGCGGGCCTGGTCGCCGCCGGGCTGCACCCGAACCCGGTCCCGCACGCCCACGTCACCACGACGACCACGCACAAGACACTCGGCGGCCCGCGCGGCGGAGTCATCCTCACCAACGAGGCCGACCTCGCCAAGAAGATCAACTCGGCGGTGTTCCCCGGGATGCAGGGCGGCCCGCTGGAGCACGTCATCGCCGCGAAGGCGGTGTCCTTCAAGGTCGCCGCGTCACCCGGGTTCGCCGAACGCCAGGCCCGTACGCTGGCCGGCTCCCGCATCCTCGCCGAGCGGCTCACCCGGACCGACGTGGCGGCCACCGGGGTCAAGGTCCTCACCGGCGGCACGGACGTCCACCTCGTCCTGGTCGACCTGCGTGATTCCGAGCTGGACGGCAGGCAGGCGGAAGACCTGCTCCACGAGATCGGCATCACCGTCAACCGCAATGCCGTGCCCTTCGACCCGCGCCCGCCCATGGTCACGTCCGGGCTGCGCATCGGCACTCCGGCGCTGGCGACCCGCGGCTTCACGGAGCAGGACTTCGAAGAGGTCGCCGACGTGATCGCGTCGGCCCTCCAGCCGGAGCCCGACATCGCCGCCCTGCGCGCCCGCACGGAGGCGCTGGCGGCCAAGCACCCGCTCTACCCGCACCTTTCAGAAGCAGAAGCAGAAGCAGAAGCAGAAGACGCAGCAGCAGCTACAGGAACAGAAGCCGGAGACGCCCGATGA
- a CDS encoding bifunctional methylenetetrahydrofolate dehydrogenase/methenyltetrahydrofolate cyclohydrolase produces the protein MTAQLLDGKATAAAIRGELAERVAKLTATGARPPGLGTVLVGDDPGSRAYVGGKHRDCAQIGVASIRRELPADATQEQVEDVIDELNADPACTGYIVQLPLPRHLDANAVLERMDPAKDADGLHPVSLGRLTLGVDAPLPCTPRGIVELLRRYDVPIAGARVCVIGRGITVGRPLGLLLTRRSENATVTLCHTGTKGLAWHVREADIVVAAAGSPGLITKDMLRPGAAVLDVGITRTDHGLVGDVHPDAAQVAGWLAPMPGGVGPMTRAMLLANVVEAAERNANAV, from the coding sequence GTGACAGCACAACTGCTCGACGGCAAGGCGACCGCCGCCGCGATCCGCGGCGAACTCGCCGAGCGCGTGGCCAAGTTGACCGCCACGGGCGCCCGTCCGCCGGGGCTCGGTACGGTCCTGGTCGGCGACGACCCCGGCAGCCGCGCCTACGTCGGCGGGAAACACCGTGACTGCGCGCAGATCGGTGTCGCCTCCATCCGCCGTGAACTGCCCGCCGACGCCACGCAGGAGCAGGTCGAGGACGTGATCGACGAGCTCAACGCCGATCCCGCCTGCACCGGCTACATCGTTCAACTCCCGCTCCCGCGCCACCTGGACGCCAACGCCGTACTGGAACGCATGGACCCGGCCAAGGACGCCGACGGCCTGCACCCCGTCAGCCTCGGCAGGCTCACCCTCGGCGTCGACGCCCCGCTGCCGTGCACCCCGCGCGGCATCGTCGAACTGCTCCGCCGGTACGACGTGCCCATCGCCGGAGCGCGGGTGTGCGTGATCGGCCGGGGCATCACCGTCGGACGGCCCCTCGGACTGCTGCTCACCCGCAGGTCCGAGAACGCCACCGTCACCCTCTGCCACACCGGCACCAAGGGCCTGGCCTGGCACGTACGCGAGGCGGACATCGTCGTCGCGGCGGCCGGCTCGCCCGGGCTGATCACCAAGGACATGCTGCGCCCCGGCGCGGCGGTCCTGGACGTCGGCATCACCCGCACCGACCACGGGCTGGTCGGCGACGTGCACCCGGACGCGGCCCAGGTCGCCGGGTGGCTCGCGCCGATGCCCGGGGGCGTGGGCCCCATGACCCGAGCCATGCTGCTCGCCAATGTCGTCGAGGCCGCCGAGAGGAACGCGAACGCCGTATGA
- a CDS encoding GcvT family protein codes for MAGPRVVIIGAGVVGAALADEISARGWTEVTVVDQGPLPATGGSSSHAPGLVFQTNSSKTMTELARYTVEKFCSLDVDGQPCFLQVGGLEVATTPERVAELHRRHGWITAWGIEARLLSAEECVEQHPLVNPDKVLGGLLVPTDGLAKAVLAVEAQIRRATERGVRFLARHEVLDVRQSEGRVTGVLTDQGEIPADIVVCCAGIWGPKIARMAGMNLPLTPLGHQLAWTGPVPALAGQTEEAVRPILRHQDADLYYRDRYDTLGIGYYGHRPMPISADDILSVDEANEMPSVLKFTEDDFEDAWSETQSLLPATREAKVEEGINGLFSFTTDGLPLLGESPDVKGFWVAEAVWVTHSAGVGRAMAEWLVDGYCSSFDLHECDVNRFELHQLAPEYVLARDCQNFVEVYDILHPLQPSGDPRPIRTSPFHARQQELGAFFLEANGWERPQWYEANASLVEGRSIPTPNDWAARYWSPIVGAEAQATRETVAMYDMTALKRLEVAGPGAAAFLERLSTGKIDKSVGSVTYTLLLDEDGGIRSDVTVARLARDLFQVGANGNLDLDWFTRHLPADGTVQVRDITPGTCCIGLWGPLARKVLQPLTDEDFSNDGLKYFRAKRAHIGSVPVTAMRLSYVGELGWELYTTADLGQKLWDTLWQAAKPLGGIIAGRGAFNSLRLEKGYRSFGTDMTYEHDPYEAGVGFAVKLDKGDFLGKTSLERRKADVRRKLTCLTIDDPRSVVMGKEPVYDGDRAVGYVTSAAYGYTIGKGIAYAWLPAELATPGTTVHIGYFDQRVEAVVAEEPLFDPTMSRLRG; via the coding sequence ATGGCGGGACCCCGAGTGGTCATCATCGGAGCGGGCGTCGTGGGAGCGGCCCTCGCCGACGAGATTTCCGCGCGAGGCTGGACCGAAGTGACCGTGGTCGACCAGGGCCCGCTGCCCGCCACCGGGGGGTCGTCGTCGCACGCCCCGGGCCTGGTCTTCCAGACGAACTCCTCCAAGACCATGACCGAGTTGGCCCGCTACACCGTCGAGAAGTTCTGCTCCCTCGACGTCGACGGGCAGCCCTGCTTCCTCCAGGTCGGCGGCCTCGAGGTGGCGACCACCCCCGAGCGTGTCGCGGAACTGCACCGCCGCCACGGCTGGATCACCGCCTGGGGCATCGAGGCCCGGCTGCTGAGCGCCGAGGAGTGCGTCGAACAGCACCCGCTCGTGAACCCGGACAAGGTCCTCGGCGGCCTCCTGGTACCGACCGACGGCCTCGCCAAGGCCGTCCTCGCGGTCGAGGCCCAGATCCGCCGGGCCACCGAGCGCGGCGTACGCTTCCTCGCCCGCCACGAAGTCCTCGACGTGCGGCAGAGCGAGGGCCGGGTGACCGGCGTCCTCACCGACCAGGGCGAGATCCCCGCCGACATCGTCGTGTGCTGCGCCGGCATCTGGGGCCCGAAGATCGCCCGCATGGCCGGCATGAACCTCCCGCTCACCCCGCTCGGTCACCAACTGGCCTGGACCGGCCCGGTACCGGCGCTGGCGGGCCAGACCGAGGAGGCCGTGCGCCCGATCCTGCGCCACCAGGACGCCGACCTCTACTACCGCGACCGCTACGACACCCTGGGCATCGGCTACTACGGCCACCGCCCGATGCCGATCTCCGCGGACGACATCCTGTCCGTGGACGAGGCCAACGAGATGCCGTCGGTCCTGAAGTTCACCGAGGACGACTTCGAGGACGCCTGGAGCGAGACCCAGTCCCTGCTCCCCGCGACGAGGGAGGCCAAGGTCGAGGAGGGCATCAACGGCCTGTTCTCCTTCACCACCGACGGCCTGCCCCTGCTCGGCGAGTCCCCGGACGTCAAGGGCTTCTGGGTCGCCGAGGCCGTCTGGGTCACCCACTCCGCCGGAGTGGGCCGGGCCATGGCCGAATGGCTGGTCGACGGCTACTGCTCGTCCTTCGACCTGCACGAGTGCGACGTCAACCGCTTCGAACTGCACCAGCTCGCCCCGGAGTACGTCCTGGCCCGCGACTGCCAGAACTTCGTCGAGGTCTACGACATCCTGCACCCCCTCCAGCCGTCCGGGGACCCGCGCCCGATCCGCACCAGCCCCTTCCACGCCCGCCAGCAGGAGCTGGGCGCCTTCTTCCTGGAGGCGAACGGCTGGGAGCGCCCGCAGTGGTACGAGGCCAACGCGAGCTTGGTCGAAGGCCGTTCCATACCCACCCCGAACGACTGGGCCGCACGCTACTGGTCGCCCATCGTCGGCGCCGAGGCACAGGCCACCCGCGAGACCGTCGCGATGTACGACATGACGGCCCTCAAGCGCCTGGAGGTCGCCGGACCCGGGGCCGCCGCCTTCCTGGAGCGGCTGTCCACCGGCAAGATCGACAAGTCCGTCGGCTCCGTCACCTACACCCTCCTCCTGGACGAGGACGGCGGCATCCGCAGCGACGTCACCGTCGCCCGGCTGGCCCGCGACCTCTTCCAGGTCGGCGCCAACGGCAACCTGGACCTCGACTGGTTCACCCGCCACCTCCCCGCCGACGGCACGGTCCAGGTCCGTGACATCACGCCCGGCACCTGCTGTATCGGCCTGTGGGGCCCACTCGCCCGCAAGGTCCTCCAGCCCCTCACGGACGAGGACTTCTCGAACGACGGCCTGAAGTATTTCCGCGCCAAGCGCGCCCACATCGGCTCCGTCCCCGTCACCGCGATGCGCCTGTCGTACGTCGGTGAGCTCGGCTGGGAGCTGTACACCACCGCCGACCTGGGCCAGAAGCTGTGGGACACCCTGTGGCAGGCGGCCAAGCCGCTGGGCGGCATCATCGCCGGGCGCGGCGCCTTCAACAGCCTCCGCCTGGAGAAGGGTTACCGCTCCTTCGGCACCGACATGACCTACGAGCACGACCCCTACGAGGCCGGCGTCGGCTTCGCCGTCAAGCTCGACAAGGGCGACTTCCTCGGCAAGACGTCCCTTGAGCGCCGCAAGGCCGACGTACGACGCAAGCTCACCTGCCTCACCATCGACGACCCGCGGTCCGTCGTCATGGGCAAGGAGCCGGTGTACGACGGTGACCGCGCCGTCGGCTATGTCACCAGCGCGGCCTACGGCTACACGATCGGCAAGGGCATCGCCTACGCCTGGCTCCCGGCGGAACTCGCCACCCCCGGCACCACCGTGCACATCGGCTACTTCGACCAGCGCGTCGAGGCCGTCGTGGCCGAGGAGCCCCTGTTCGACCCGACCATGTCCCGCCTCCGTGGCTAG
- a CDS encoding ABC transporter substrate-binding protein, whose translation MATQAKKWRVGAAGIAVLGLTLTACGGAKVGDSSAGSDSSSGKCGTFNLAVNPWVGYEADAAVVAYVAQHDLGCTVNKKDLKEEIAWQGFGTGEVDAVLENWGHDDLKKKYISGQKTAVEAGQTGNKGIIGWYVPPWLAKAHPDITDWKNLDKYASKFKTSESGGKGQLLDGDPSYVTNDEALVKNLKLDFKVVYAGSETALIQAYRKAEKNKEWVIGYFYEPQWFLSEVPLVKVNLPTYKTGCDADAAKVACDYPVYDLDKVVSAKFAKSGSPAYDLVKKFNWTNDDQNTVAKYIAVDKMSADAAAKKWVEANRDKVDAWIK comes from the coding sequence ATGGCAACGCAAGCAAAAAAGTGGAGAGTCGGCGCGGCCGGCATAGCGGTCCTCGGCCTCACACTCACCGCCTGCGGCGGTGCGAAGGTCGGTGACAGCTCCGCCGGCTCGGACAGCAGCTCGGGCAAGTGCGGCACCTTCAACCTCGCGGTCAACCCGTGGGTGGGCTACGAGGCGGACGCGGCGGTCGTCGCGTATGTCGCGCAGCACGACCTCGGTTGTACGGTCAACAAGAAGGACCTGAAGGAGGAGATCGCCTGGCAGGGCTTCGGGACCGGCGAGGTCGACGCCGTCCTGGAGAACTGGGGTCACGACGATCTGAAGAAGAAGTACATCTCCGGGCAGAAGACCGCCGTCGAGGCCGGCCAGACCGGCAACAAAGGCATCATCGGCTGGTACGTACCGCCGTGGCTGGCGAAGGCGCACCCGGACATCACCGACTGGAAGAACCTGGACAAGTACGCGTCCAAGTTCAAGACCTCGGAGTCGGGCGGCAAGGGCCAGCTGCTCGACGGCGACCCGTCGTACGTCACCAACGACGAGGCGCTGGTGAAGAACCTGAAGCTGGACTTCAAGGTGGTGTACGCGGGCAGCGAGACCGCGCTCATCCAGGCCTACCGGAAGGCCGAGAAGAACAAGGAATGGGTGATCGGCTACTTCTACGAGCCGCAGTGGTTCCTGTCCGAGGTGCCGCTGGTCAAGGTCAATCTGCCGACGTACAAGACGGGCTGTGACGCGGATGCGGCGAAGGTCGCCTGCGACTATCCCGTGTACGACCTCGACAAGGTCGTCAGCGCGAAGTTCGCCAAGTCGGGCAGCCCGGCCTATGACCTGGTGAAGAAGTTCAACTGGACGAACGACGACCAGAACACCGTGGCCAAGTACATCGCGGTGGACAAGATGTCGGCCGACGCCGCGGCGAAGAAGTGGGTCGAGGCCAACCGCGACAAGGTCGACGCCTGGATCAAGTAG
- a CDS encoding ABC transporter permease, giving the protein MTVALEKPENADTAEQAEKTAPVVGVRKVSRRMMVAAILVVWLLLFAVLRGKQTLTLAAADLTGLHRWFNDVNDSIGADRNSNPLFLYFFNEIRLVIDNLVTFIQHLISQPPPGRPLPQIGWLGVVGIVGYISWAVGNWRVALLAVAGFTFFGFQGLWQESMDTLALTLSAVFVALLIGIPLGVWAGLSDRFNRIMTPFLDFMQTMPTFVYLAPLTLFFLIGPASATIATLIYAAPPAIRITAHAIRSVPETTVEAADSLGSTRRQTLLKVLLPMSKRTVVMGVNQTIMAALAMVTIAALIDAPGLGKTVVQALQSLDVGTAFNAGLAIVVMAIFLDRVTTAASGRAEAARRSGNRFLKWRRQLLVAGGVAAAVLAYLSHTYVWAAEFPGEGSTGSTIASAADNVTTWAQDNLSGVTNAFRDAITNGLLNPFQTLLTDSPWWLVGGALVAFGAVLGGWRAGVTTAVCVGLLVGTGMWSDSMTTLASTFVATVLVMLLGVTFGVWMGRSQLVDRLLRPTLDAAQVMPPFVYLVPFLALFGATRFTAIVAAVVYAVPVAIKIVADGIRAVPETTVEAATAAGCNTWQIITKVQLPMSRSALTLATNQGLIYVLSMVVVGGLVGAGALGYDVVAGFSRGELYGKGLAAGLAIVLLGVMFDRITQAAARRTSA; this is encoded by the coding sequence ATGACCGTCGCCCTGGAGAAGCCGGAGAACGCCGACACGGCGGAGCAGGCGGAGAAGACCGCGCCCGTCGTGGGCGTGCGCAAGGTCAGCCGCCGCATGATGGTGGCCGCGATCCTGGTCGTCTGGCTGCTGCTCTTCGCCGTGCTGCGCGGAAAGCAGACCCTGACGCTGGCGGCGGCGGACCTCACCGGTCTGCACCGCTGGTTCAACGACGTCAACGACTCGATCGGTGCCGACCGCAACTCCAACCCGCTGTTCCTGTACTTCTTCAACGAGATCCGTCTGGTCATCGACAACCTGGTGACCTTCATCCAGCACCTGATCTCCCAGCCGCCCCCCGGCCGTCCTCTGCCGCAGATCGGCTGGCTCGGCGTCGTCGGCATCGTCGGCTACATCTCCTGGGCCGTGGGCAACTGGCGGGTCGCCCTCCTGGCCGTGGCCGGGTTCACCTTCTTCGGGTTCCAGGGCCTGTGGCAGGAGAGCATGGACACGCTGGCGCTGACCCTCTCCGCGGTCTTCGTGGCGCTGCTGATCGGCATCCCGCTGGGCGTGTGGGCGGGACTGTCCGACCGGTTCAACCGGATCATGACGCCCTTCCTGGACTTCATGCAGACGATGCCGACCTTCGTCTACCTGGCCCCCCTGACGCTGTTCTTCCTCATCGGCCCGGCCTCCGCCACGATCGCCACCCTGATCTACGCGGCACCGCCGGCGATCCGCATCACCGCGCACGCCATCCGTTCCGTGCCGGAGACCACCGTCGAGGCGGCCGACTCGCTGGGCTCGACGCGGCGGCAGACGCTGCTGAAGGTCCTGCTGCCGATGTCCAAGCGGACCGTGGTGATGGGCGTCAACCAGACCATCATGGCCGCCCTGGCCATGGTGACCATCGCGGCCCTGATCGACGCGCCCGGCCTCGGAAAGACCGTCGTGCAGGCCCTGCAGTCGCTGGACGTCGGCACGGCGTTCAACGCGGGCCTGGCCATCGTCGTGATGGCCATCTTCCTCGACCGCGTCACGACCGCGGCGAGCGGACGGGCGGAGGCGGCCCGGCGCTCGGGGAACCGCTTCCTCAAGTGGCGACGGCAGCTGCTGGTGGCAGGCGGAGTGGCGGCGGCGGTGCTGGCGTATCTGTCGCACACCTACGTATGGGCGGCCGAGTTCCCCGGGGAGGGCAGCACCGGCAGCACCATCGCGAGCGCGGCGGACAACGTGACCACCTGGGCGCAGGACAATCTGTCGGGCGTCACGAACGCCTTCCGCGACGCCATCACCAACGGCCTTCTCAATCCGTTCCAGACGCTGCTGACCGACTCCCCGTGGTGGCTGGTCGGCGGGGCCCTGGTCGCGTTCGGCGCGGTGCTCGGCGGATGGCGCGCCGGGGTCACCACGGCCGTGTGCGTGGGACTGCTGGTCGGCACGGGCATGTGGTCGGACAGCATGACGACGCTGGCGTCGACCTTCGTGGCGACGGTGCTGGTGATGCTGCTCGGTGTCACCTTCGGGGTGTGGATGGGGCGCAGCCAGCTCGTGGACCGGCTGCTGCGGCCCACCCTGGACGCCGCGCAGGTCATGCCGCCGTTCGTCTATCTCGTGCCGTTCCTCGCGCTGTTCGGCGCGACACGCTTCACGGCGATCGTCGCCGCGGTCGTCTACGCGGTCCCGGTCGCCATCAAGATCGTCGCGGACGGGATCCGGGCCGTGCCCGAGACCACCGTCGAGGCGGCCACGGCTGCCGGGTGCAACACCTGGCAGATCATCACCAAGGTTCAACTGCCGATGTCACGCAGTGCCCTGACGCTCGCGACCAACCAGGGCCTGATCTACGTGCTGTCGATGGTTGTTGTGGGCGGCCTGGTAGGAGCGGGCGCCCTCGGCTACGACGTCGTGGCCGGATTCTCGCGGGGAGAGCTGTACGGCAAGGGGCTGGCGGCGGGGCTCGCCATCGTACTGCTCGGTGTCATGTTCGACCGGATCACTCAGGCAGCGGCGCGACGTACGAGCGCATAA
- a CDS encoding quaternary amine ABC transporter ATP-binding protein has product MTPAQTEVPQRRGTPQDSAPTPVISVRNLWKVFGPKADQVPESEELCGLTRRELMDRTGCTAAVRDVNFEVSPGEVFVVMGLSGSGKSTLVRCLTRLIEPTAGEIVFEGEDIRDADDKRLRELRRRKFSMVFQHFGLLPHRRVVDNVSFGLEIRGMSKAERTKRALEVVELVGLSGYENSYPDQLSGGMQQRVGLARALAGDPDVLLFDEPFSALDPLIRRDMQNEVIRLHHEVGKTMVFITHDLSEALKLGDRILIMRDGKMVQCGTGDELVGAPADDYVREFVKDVPRGDVLTLRWIMRPAVDGDALDGPELGPDVVVREATRAVLAADKPVKVVENGKLLGIVGDEEILAVVAGQEGDM; this is encoded by the coding sequence GTGACCCCAGCACAGACCGAGGTGCCGCAGCGGCGCGGCACGCCCCAGGACTCGGCACCCACCCCGGTCATATCCGTGCGCAACCTGTGGAAGGTGTTCGGGCCGAAGGCCGACCAGGTACCGGAATCCGAGGAGCTGTGCGGGCTCACCCGCCGCGAGCTGATGGACCGCACCGGATGCACCGCCGCCGTACGCGATGTGAACTTCGAGGTCTCGCCCGGCGAGGTCTTCGTCGTCATGGGCCTGTCCGGCTCCGGCAAGTCCACCCTGGTGCGATGTCTGACCCGGCTGATCGAACCCACCGCGGGTGAGATCGTCTTCGAGGGCGAGGACATCCGTGACGCCGACGACAAACGCCTGCGGGAACTGCGCCGCCGCAAGTTCTCCATGGTCTTCCAGCACTTCGGGCTGCTGCCGCACCGCAGGGTCGTCGACAACGTCTCCTTCGGCCTGGAGATACGCGGCATGAGCAAGGCCGAGCGCACCAAGCGAGCCCTGGAGGTCGTCGAACTGGTCGGACTCTCCGGCTACGAGAACTCCTACCCCGACCAGCTCTCCGGCGGTATGCAGCAGCGCGTCGGCCTCGCCAGGGCGCTGGCCGGCGATCCGGACGTGCTCCTCTTCGACGAACCCTTCTCGGCGCTCGACCCGCTGATCCGCCGTGACATGCAGAACGAGGTCATCCGGCTGCACCACGAGGTCGGCAAGACCATGGTGTTCATCACCCACGACCTCTCCGAGGCCCTCAAGCTGGGCGACCGCATCCTCATCATGCGCGACGGCAAGATGGTCCAGTGCGGCACCGGCGACGAACTGGTCGGCGCCCCCGCCGACGACTACGTACGGGAGTTCGTCAAGGACGTGCCGCGCGGCGACGTACTGACCCTGCGGTGGATCATGCGTCCGGCGGTGGACGGCGACGCCCTGGACGGTCCCGAGCTGGGCCCGGACGTCGTGGTGCGGGAAGCCACCCGGGCCGTACTGGCGGCGGACAAGCCGGTCAAGGTCGTCGAGAACGGCAAGCTGCTCGGCATCGTCGGCGACGAGGAGATCCTCGCGGTCGTCGCCGGGCAGGAAGGCGACATGTGA
- a CDS encoding aldehyde dehydrogenase family protein, translating into MEDLYVDGEWRDAVAGGHREIRCPADGTLAATVSEGTRPDTEAAIAAARRAFDEGPWPRTPERERGALLLRTADLIERDAKEFARAESLDTGKRLVESEYDIADVVSCFRYYGGIGGTDAGRVIDTGRDDAVSRVVYEPVGVCGLITPWNYPLLQASWKVAPALLAGNTIVLKPSELTPSTSILLMRALEEAGLPAGAANLVLGTGPEVGAPLSEDPAVDMVSFTGGLETGKRIMATAAATVKKVALELGGKNPNVIFADADFETAVDFALTAVFLHSGQVCSAGARLIVEDSLHDRFVDEVVRRARQIRLGGPFDPEAETGALISAPHREKVEAYVAAGLAEGAVLRCGGERPGDPALADGYYYPPTVLDACTQDMRVVHEESFGPVLTVERFTDEDDAVRIANDTEYGLAGAVWTQDAGKAQRVARRLRHGTVWINDYHPYVPQAEWGGFGHSGVGRELGPTGLDEYREPKHIWQNIQPRPQHWFRG; encoded by the coding sequence GTGGAAGACCTGTATGTGGACGGAGAATGGCGCGATGCGGTGGCCGGAGGCCATCGCGAGATCCGCTGTCCCGCTGACGGCACACTTGCCGCGACCGTGTCCGAGGGGACGCGTCCCGACACCGAGGCCGCGATCGCCGCGGCCCGCCGGGCCTTCGACGAAGGACCCTGGCCGCGCACCCCCGAGCGGGAGCGCGGTGCGCTGCTGCTGCGCACCGCCGATCTCATCGAGCGTGACGCCAAGGAGTTCGCCCGCGCCGAATCGCTGGACACCGGCAAGCGGCTGGTGGAGAGCGAGTACGACATCGCCGACGTCGTCTCCTGCTTCCGCTACTACGGCGGGATCGGCGGCACCGATGCCGGCCGGGTGATCGACACCGGCCGCGACGACGCCGTTAGCCGCGTCGTCTACGAACCGGTCGGCGTGTGCGGGCTCATCACCCCCTGGAACTACCCGCTGCTCCAGGCGTCCTGGAAGGTCGCGCCCGCCCTGCTCGCGGGCAACACGATCGTCCTCAAGCCCAGCGAGCTCACCCCCTCCACCTCGATCCTGCTGATGCGGGCGCTGGAGGAGGCCGGGCTCCCGGCCGGCGCCGCCAATCTCGTCCTGGGCACGGGCCCCGAGGTGGGCGCACCGCTCTCCGAGGACCCGGCCGTCGACATGGTCTCCTTCACCGGGGGCCTGGAGACCGGCAAGCGCATCATGGCCACCGCTGCCGCGACCGTGAAGAAGGTGGCGCTGGAGCTGGGCGGCAAGAACCCCAATGTCATCTTCGCCGACGCCGATTTCGAGACGGCCGTGGACTTCGCTCTCACGGCCGTCTTTCTGCACTCGGGGCAGGTCTGCTCGGCCGGCGCCCGGCTGATCGTCGAGGACTCGCTGCACGACCGCTTCGTCGACGAGGTGGTGCGTCGCGCCCGGCAGATCCGGCTCGGCGGGCCCTTCGACCCCGAGGCCGAGACCGGTGCGCTGATCTCCGCACCGCACCGGGAGAAGGTCGAGGCGTATGTCGCGGCCGGGCTCGCCGAGGGCGCCGTACTGCGCTGCGGCGGCGAACGGCCGGGCGACCCCGCCCTCGCGGACGGCTACTACTACCCGCCGACCGTGCTCGACGCGTGCACGCAGGACATGCGGGTGGTGCACGAGGAGTCCTTCGGGCCCGTGCTGACCGTCGAGCGCTTCACCGACGAGGACGACGCCGTACGGATCGCCAACGACACCGAGTACGGACTCGCCGGCGCCGTCTGGACGCAGGACGCCGGCAAGGCCCAGCGGGTCGCCCGGCGGCTGCGCCACGGCACGGTGTGGATCAACGACTACCACCCCTACGTGCCGCAAGCGGAATGGGGTGGCTTCGGGCACTCGGGCGTGGGCAGGGAACTGGGACCGACCGGCCTGGACGAGTACCGAGAGCCCAAGCACATCTGGCAGAACATCCAACCCCGGCCGCAGCACTGGTTCCGCGGCTGA